The following DNA comes from Triticum aestivum cultivar Chinese Spring chromosome 3D, IWGSC CS RefSeq v2.1, whole genome shotgun sequence.
ACCCTTTGTCCACTTTATAAGTGTGCCAGATGAAATTGAAGTTTGCTTCACTGGAAAGGAGAATGTAAAACCGAGTTCTCTATGAGTGCCCTCCGGAAGGTGATAATCCACACCCCCAGAGGCAACAAACTCTGCTAAAGCAGCGGCGATAAAATCAAATAGTTCCTGAAAATTTATGCCAAGTATGCAATAttagcaaaaataaataaaaaatatagaAACATGAATGAAATGAACATTATGAGCAATGGGCATGATCACTACATGTGAGCTTCTGGACATTAAATCCTGTGGAATGGATACCCCTACAGATTCTTGCTTGATAACTCCCTGTTCCTTGCCCCCTAGTTGAACTCGTAAAACGCGGAAGTTTGTTCCTCCGAGGTCAAGTGCATAAAATAGCCCTTTCTCATCCCTTCAGTGGTTGCATAAGTGAGGTTAGATGATGTACTGAAAATGCAGCTcaattctctctttttttttgagttCAAATGCAGCTCAATTCAACAGTTGCAATATAGGACAGTCACATAAGTACATATGCTATACAATATTGGAGGATGCATATGCTGCAATTGCACAATTAAATTTCTTGATATAGTTCTCTTTCACCATTCTGTATAACTAAGGTCATGTCAACTCGATTGGGATGTtccggggaaaaccctagatctgggtctaccggatcggaTGATGACAGCGCCTTCAGTGCCGTTCTCCCTCTtcggggcatcgttttggagcaagtgctggctggaggggacaagaggaggagcggtgttacatctaACGCAAGGCCGACGACAGATCTTGGCGGCATGGCGCTGCGGAGTTTCGGTGATGAGCGCGTGTGGATGGATACgtgcaggatggtggcgttgtctggcgccgTGCCGTGGTGGCACGAtggcaggcctggcaaggtcggcgcgtcagtacctgctctggagatggattgatggaagacgacggcggcggcctctgagagtgcgccggaccggtgcGTGACCCAGACCCGGCAATGCAGCTTGGTTGGGGCATCTAGCTTTAGATGTTAgactttggtgcgatgtctgtttggtattcagCTCGGACATtcagcaccccttcatcaagtggataggagtagcgacagatgttgccaagatgatggcttcagaTTTACTGTATTATTTTaaaaggtctttgtgaataattaataaaatgaccgcATGCATCGCCCGGATGCAGAGGCAGGTGGTCATCCTCCTTTCAAAAAAACCATTCTATATAATTACAAGCACAAGAAAACCACACATGCTAGCATTTCTTATTAATTCATAATAATCGGCTAATCGCTATTAATCTTAACCGAAGAGGTGGGGGGTTTTACCCGGAGGGGAGGGAGTCAACGTAGGTGACGAGCATCTTGAGCTTGCTCCCGTCCTCGGAGGCGAGCCCCGCGCGCATCTCCACGTCCATCGCGTCCGACACCTGCAGCAGCTGCGCCGCCGGCGCCGCGCACCGCTCCTGCAGGTCCGACAGCACGGCGGCCACGCGCGCCCACCGCTTCGCCTCCCGCAGCCTCTGGCGCACGGCGATGGCGGCTGCGGTCGCGACCACCGCCGCAGCCGCTAACGCCGCTGCCTTCCGCATCGATGCCGCTGGCTTCACCCTCGGTGGTATTCGTGAGTTGTGAGTTTGTGACTACTCGTGAAAGACTGAGAGTCAACCGGCGACTTTTACAGTAAACTGAAAGTTGGTCCAATTCGTCGTTCGGCCTGAACTCTGATGTCTAAACAACGACGACGAGACTTGGGACCTTTTGTCGCTTGGTTCGCTTAATGTATTTTTCAGACAAAGATACAAAAAATTGCAGTGACAAAGATAATTGATTTGCACATTGTACCTTCGTTGCAAAATACTTCCTCTGCATCAAAAAATAAGACGTTATTAATGTGAAAAGACATTTTATACTTTGATACAGAGAAGTACATCGTTACTTTCAATCAAACATTGTATTGACGTACTTTCCTTCTTTGTGTTTATTGAGTGTTTGGTTGGGCTGCGGCTTTTAAAAGGCTGATTGTAGTCCGAAATCGATGGTATCTCCATGGAGCTCGCCTCATCTGTCTTAACTTTCCCGATATTCTATCTAGGCTTGCCGCTCTTTATGTGCAAGGGCTCGGACTCCTCTCTACTACCCCTGGTGGAGCGTATGAAGAGCAGACTTCCCACCTGGCGAGCATCCTGCTCTCTCGTGGGGAATGATTGGCGCTTGTCCTGTAAACTTTGAtggaagcgttgaaccctttgcTCGGGCCGCATCTCTATTTATATCACATGTGTGCCGTGGCTTACAAGAGATCGAGAGAGATCGTGATCGATCGTTACAGGAGATCAGGGAGGTTACAACAGAAGAAGAGATAGGAGGATACAAGTttaaaacacctcccctacctctATACAATATCatctaacactccccctcaatctaaacctcaaGAAACTTTCGCGAGATTAAGATTGTACTTGAACTCATTCAACCTCCTCATAGTAAGGGGTTTTGTGAAGCCATCAGCAAGTTGATCTCCAGTAGGTATAAACCGAATGTCAAGTAGCCTTCGAGCTATCCTTTCTCGAACAAAGTGGAAATCAACCTCAATATGCTTGGTACGTGCATGAAAAATAGGATTAGCTGACAGATAGGTTGCACCAATATTATCCCACCATAATCTAGCAGCTTGTGGAGCCTTGATTCTAAGTTCATAGAGCAATGTTTGTATCCACATTACTTTTGCTGTAGCATTAGCCAAAGCTTTATATTCAGCCTCTGTACTTGACCTTgagacagtagcctgttttctTGCACTTCATGACACAAGATTAGTTCCCAGAAACACAGCAAAACTACTGTAGATCTTCTATCATCAGCAcaccctgcccagtctgcatcagagtaggcAGTAACAAGTAGAGAAGGAGACTTGGTAATCTGAAGCCCAAGTCCTTCAGAAAATTTCAGATACCTTAAAATCCTCTTGACCGCAGTCCAGTGAGTTGTTCTAGGTGCATGTAAATACTGACATACCTTATTCACAGAGTAAGAAATATCAGGACGTGTAAGAGTCAGATACTGCAAGGCACCCACAACACTTCTGTAATTAGTTGCATCCTCTGGTTCAAGTGCTTCTCCACTCTCAATTGTAAGTTTTTTCAGAAGTTGAAATTGGTGTACTCACAGGTTTACAATTATACAAACCTACTCTCCTGAGTATATCAGTTGTATATTTTTCCTGTGTAAGAAGTATACCATCCTTGATCTACTTCACTTCTATGCCAAGAAAATAGTGAAGATCTCCCAAGTCCTTGAGAGCAAACTCTAACTTTAAATCTTTAAGCAAACAAGTGGTAGCATCTGAACTTGAGCttgcaacaattatatcatcaacataaacaagcacaaATATAGTAATATTGTCTTTATGATAAAAGAACATTGAGTATCTACTTTGGATGGTGTGAACCTAAGTTGTTGTAACTGCATGCTCAACCTTGAGTACCAGGCTCTAGGGGCCTGTTTCAAATCATATAAAGCCTTATCCAACTTACAGACATGATGAGGTGTGCTTTGGTTTTCATATCCAGGTGGCTGCCGCAtaaacacttcttcctcaagaacaccatgaagaaacgtgttctgaacatctagctggcGTAAACTCCAACCTCTGGAAATAGTAATAGACAATACAAGTCGAATAGTGGCTGCCTTAACAACGGGATTAAATGTATCTTCATAATCAATACCAAATCTCTTCTTAAAACCTTTGGCAACTAATCTAGCCTTGTATCTGTCTATGCTTCCATcaggttttctttttattttatataCCCATTTGCAATCTATAACATTGCTACCTTTCTTTGGAGGTACTAAGTGCCAAGTTCTATTTTTCATCAGAGCATCGTATTCATTATCCATAGCCTCCTTCCATTCTTTATGAGCTAGAGCATCATGCAAATTATTTGGTTCTCCAACACTACTAAGAAAAGCACGTTTGACTGTGTCATAGCGTACCGTACCATCAGTATACTCCTTTTCTTTGATAATACCTGATTGTGACTGAGTATGTCGACGAGGAGGCTGAGGTAGTGCTGCTGATGTAGCCACAGGAGATCCAGAAGCAGTAGACACCTCCACAGAGAATCCTGGTACCGGATCCGAGGCGGATTCTGCCCCTGTAGTTGATCCTGACGCTGCAGACGCGGGTGTCCCCCTGTCAGCAGTCGCGCCAATCGCCGCGTCGTCCCCGCCCGCGCCTGGGCTGGCGGGCTCCACCCGGGAGCGGCTGTCGACCACATGCGTATCGGCGCCCGCGCCTTGGCCCACGCCTGGGCTGGTGGGCTCCTCCTGGTGGCGGCTGTCGGCCACGCGCTGGGCGGACGGTCTCACCCAATCGCGAGGCGAGACAGGCGGGGTCCGCTTGGTCGCCCACCCGGGCGCCAGTGGACGCATGCAGGGGAGGGAGATCCTCCTGGGATCGCGCGCCACCAGAGACAGACGGGCTGACGCGAGGATCTGCACGGGATCCAGCACCGCTGCCAACCGAATCAGCATGGGATCTCGTGCCTGTTTCGTCCGGATCTGCACACATAAAATGACGCCCACAATCTGCAGAATTACAGTTTTCTTTGAAATTTTCCACATGATCAGCTTTATTTAATTCACCCCCGTGATCTGGAAGCAAGGCTATTTCAGCACGAAGAAGAGCTCCTGCATTGGGATTAAGTTTGGCAAAAGGCCACAATGGCCCTGCACCTTCTCATGACCATGTCACTATGGCCTGCGATCCCCAAGCAAGTGACCCGCATCATGCGCGATTCTCTTTGGCACGGGCGGCGCGACGTGAATGGAAGTCAATGCCTGGTTAATTGGCAGAAGGTATGCCGCCCTCTATCGCTCGAAGGGCTAGGGATTCCGGACCTACAGCGCATCGGAGTGGCTCTGCGTATGCGCTGGATGTGGTTTCCAACGGACGGATGCATCCAGGGCATGGCACCATCTGCATCTACCTGGCACCCCTAAGGTGTGGACGGTGTTTCGAGCATCCACGGCTTGGACTCTCGATAATGGCAAGGCTTGCCGTCTCGGGGATGATCACTAGCTCGACGGGCAGGTCATCTTGGACAATGCCCCTTCCCTCATGGCGTTGGTGCCTTGTCGCCGGCGTAAGTCCCGCACAGTCCATGAGGGCCTCGAGCTTTGTGCATGGATCGGGGCATCCAGGGCGCGCTCGGCTCGGCAACTCTAGTCGAATACGTTGATCTCTGGCGACGGCTTCGTGGCATCCATCTCTCTGACACTCCGGATGTTCTCCGTTGGCACTTGACCGCGGACGTCACCTACTTAGCGCAGTCTGCTATCTTGTCTATTCCACAGCTCTACCTCCGAGCCCCACTGGGAGCTTGCTTGGCGATCCTGGGTGCCTCTATGCATCAAGATCTTCGTCTAGCTAGCACTTCAAGATTGTTGCTGGACGACTCAACGTCTCGAGAGGCATGGCCTGCCCCACGAGTCGACATGCCTTCTATGCGACAAGGAGTCCGAGTCCATGCACCATCTGCTATCCGATTGTCCTTTCTTGCGTCAAGTCTTGTACGCCATCCTCTCTTGGTGTCGTCCAACTGTCCAACCACCGGACGTGAACGTCCAATTCCTCGACTGGTGGGCTGCCTCCCACGCCACCTACATGGCCAGCCTTAGGAAAGGGTTTGCGTCGCTCGTCATTTTGTGTGCCTGGTCAATTTAGAGTACTAGAATGCATGTGTCCTTCACGGACGACGTCCATCTCTCGGACATCGCCGCCACCATCAAGGAGGACGCGCGGAGCTGGGCCAAGGCTGGGGCCAATGGATTGCTTAGAATCCTTCCGATGTAACCTAAAATCTAATTTGAGGGGCTAAGCAAGCCCTCTCGCTATTGTGCTCACGGTAGCCCCCACACCGACCTAGTGAACGTGGGTTCATACCGTATATCCGTATTCTTGCTACTCTACTCTATCTATCACCGCAATGTTACGCAACCTCTTGTGTATACGCGAAAAACAGTTGTGACGACATTGTTGGGGCGGGAAAGCTgaattttttttgcaattattactactactccccccgttcctaaatataagtctttgtagagattttgcTATAGTCcatatacggatgtatctagatgcattttagagtatggattcactcattttgctccgtatatggtccatagtggaatctctccaaagacttatatttaagaacggagggagtactatctaaggttggccatagtgggggtaacataagactagccacaatggatagtaacatagagtagtaacatgcccatgttactagtctatgttactacctctatagtggggagtaacatatgtgtggtaacatggagcacttcatttattaggctatagacacatcttgccttgatatgtgtgatgttactcatactagtagtaactagctatgttgcCATTtttatctctttcttcatttattgcatgccacatcatctatttaacctagatatgtgtgatgttactatctatgttactcccactgtggttaGTCTAAGTAGTATCATGCTCTTGGGACCCGTAaatatgcttatgtggcaggcaattaaagaagagagagatggttatagtaacataggtagatatcgtaacataataaatgtgatgctactatgtgtcatgcatggcaataaatgagaccacctatgatactaatctatgatactatgcactatagaggtagtaacattgactagtaatatatgcatgttactagtctaagttactccccactatgaccagcctaaaggaACAAAGACGAATACATATAAATATATAAGAAAAGCTAAAACAGAGAAACTTACACTTTTGATCTATTTAGTATATATAACCATTGTATATAATCAAACCAGAGTAGTTGTTATCATCTTATCATGATATCTAGTATAAAATTCATGCAAAAAACTACTAAATGGAATTTAAATTATACGCTCAAAAGAAAGGGATAAAAATATGTTTCTCTACTTAAAAAAACGAGTTTCAAGACGTTACTACTGAAAATTGGGACTGGCTAGAGGCCAGTCGACTGAAAATGAGTCGAATAGTTTCCAACCTTCCAATGCAGAACCGACGGGCTAGATGCCTTCTTGTACTTCCAATCGGTTTTCCTCTTCATCTTTTACCCTGAGCCACCAGACATACCATTGGTCCAACCGCCTGCTGTCGACGCCCACGACGCTTCCCCGCCGGCCTCACCCCCCCACCCCCAACTGTCGCCCACTGTCGTGCTGGGGCCGCCTTCAGCCATCCCTCTAACCACAGCAAACCTCCAAACACCCGGCGAGTCTGCCATTCTAAGTGACCCACAGGTTGTTGCTTCTCCGGTGAGGCACTGACGGACTATTTCTTACTTGAAGGATGAGAGACTTAGAGTACAATAACTAATGTGTTTCAAATGTAAGACATTTGTTCCCTTTGGATGTAAAGTTTGGCTAAGTTCATAGAAAAACTATCAATATCTACGGTATTAACTGTAAAACATGAAAATAGATGTCATGATAGATCTAATACATAGGTATCGTAGATGTTGGTATttttataaatttgatcaaacatAGAAAGTTGAATACATACACGTCGTCATACGGAGGCACtatcttggagtgtcattttaagACGAACTGAAGCCGCGAACCAACCTGTGCTTGCaaggttagagggacagtggtatccccagcccaccaggcttcaagtcctggtgctcacaTCATTCCTGGATCtatttcaggatttctggcgaTGCACTTTTAGTTGGAGGAGatgtttccgtcgacgacgagtcGCCTACTGTGACTtcatctcaagatgatatgtcggctcaatcTCTCGgaagtgctcataggggtaggctgtgcgtgtgtgttcatagggACGAGTGTATGCGCATATGTATGAGCGCTCgtgtctgtactgtgttcaaaaaacaaaaagacGAACTGAAGTCTCATTTTTATTACATTCACACACAAAAAAGTCTCATTTTTATTAGATACACCACTGGATCCAGTATACAACTCCCCATTCCTCATGTCGAACttgaggagcaaaaacaaaaatccTTCTGTTGGCATAGGGACCGGACAATGCACCTCCGTTCCGAGCGCTCACGAATCGAAGTCATGAAGATAATCGAGCTGCCCATCGAGGACGTCGGCCGCGTCGAGGTAGTACTTCTTGACCTCGTCGTGCCTGAACTTGCGCCCCGCCTTGCACGACGATCTTCCCCCGAAGCGCGCTGCCGCCGGCGGACGGATCTCCACTTTCTTGTAGTTGTACATGGCGGACTCGAACTTGAACGGCGACTGCAATCCCGTCGAGTAGTAGTACCCGAAGCGCGCGGCCATCGTCGGCGGAAGGGCCTGcggctcctcctccttctcctcttgcGCGATGCCGCTCCTGCCGAGCGCGCGGAGGCCGCCGGACTTGGACTGGTTGGTCGGCTTCCGCGGCGCCCTGATGAACCCGCCGTTGGCCACCGCCGGGCCCTCCACGGCGTGCACGGCGCGGCGCTTGCCCTCCGGGTCGACCAGCTCGCGGTCGTACACGCGCACCCACCCTCGCTGCCGTCCCTCGCGACGCATGTTTGCTCGGTTCCTTTGGTTTGCTTTTCGTGGTTCTGTGCGTCGAGGCCAGATGGACAATTTATACACACCGGGGGCTTCCCTTCCTTGGCGGACACGGGTTAGTGTTCGGGTTCGTCAGTTCTTGTCGTGTGGTCGGCAACTTGGGGTCCAAGTTTCCTGAGCAATCCGActgtttccttttttttctttgagaCAAATAACGTATTGAATTAGTAGGCCGAGGtttcgcaaaaaaaaataaaaaaaaattagtaGGCCGAGCGCGATGACCAGGTCACCTACAACGAGCCAGTAGTGGGCCGGCGCAATAACCACGTGGTCTCATCCCGCTGACGTTGCATGCATGTTTCTTTTTACTTTTCTAAAAgtttataaaaataataaatacgAATATTATGAAAAATAGTTACTTTTTCAAACGTGTTCAACGCACAATTAAAAATATAATGCGGTGTAAAAAAATGTTTGCTGAGTTCTTAAAAAAAATTGTACCATTCATAAAAAATTGTTTGTGAAATTTCAAAAATGTCCAAGTGTATCAAAAAATGTATATTgcatattttaaaaatattatacaatttaaaaaatgtttgtcaaaTGAAAAATATGTTTCATACTATTCAAAAGAATGTACATTACATATACAAGAATATACATACGTTTCAAATAAAATGTTTGAGactttatttaaaaatattttATATATTGCAAAAAATTTTTTGCATAGTTTATATAAATGGCACGTATCATACAAACGAAACGCtccaacatgtatttgaaaaatgttaacagGTACTCAAAAAAAGTttaaaacaagtatttgaaaatatcTTAATCATGTAATAAAAAGTTAAACATACGTAAAATATGTTTTAGATGTATATGagaaaaaatagacatcaaaataTATACTTTAGAaaatcatgtatttagaaaaatgttaaacGTGAATAGAGAAATGTTTCTGATGTTTACGAAAAATGTAAAATGTCTATGACAATATTAGATGTGTGTTGAAaataaagaaaaatgaaaaaaagaaaactgGTAAAAACCAAGGAAAGAAACAAAGTGAACCAGAGAAAAGAAAATAATAAGGAaaaaaagaaaaccgaaaaaacaaataaaaatagtgAAAAGGCCAGTAAAAAACTACTTCCTCCAAAATTGAACTAAAAGGACAACAtttatttgggacggagggagtaaaaaaaaCACGTGCGAAGCTACAGTATTAGGCCGGTTTAAATAGCGCCATGCAGTAGGCGAGCGGTAATAAGAATAAGTACATGCGACATATAGCGATTACGCTAAAAGTACCCCTGGATGGGCTTCCCGAGGCGCGTGTGGGGTCGTACAGGAAGCCTGCCGTGTTGCTCGTTTTGGTGAGTGACGGCTCTCCCATGCTCGAATCAAGCAAACGTCCTCCAACTTCGTGTAATTGCCGGTTCTTTTTTtaaaattggcttgactagcatcAAACCCCTCCACCTCAAGCTCTTTCACTTCATCATTGTTGTCATCCGCCTCCTCAACCTCGGCTTGAACCTCCGGATTGATGCCCGGATCAAAATCATCAAGTGGAGCACTCAAGTCCACCTTGTTCTCCTGCAATAACTCGGTATATGATGTATCAACGGGGTAGCTACAAAATCTGACGGCTGAAACACTAAGAAACCGAAGCAAATTTCAATCAAAGTTCACTGGAGCAAAGATAATTTTTTTACCTCTCCGGCGTTTCATCGAGCACGTTGGCGCTGGTGGAGTCGACGGGATTGCGTGACATATTGCTCACTGGAGGGGTGGAGGCGGGGCCTGTCCTCGCGCCGccacggccttcttcttcggccccTTCGCTTGGGTCTTTGGCCGTCCACCGAAGGGGATGGAGGAGGCGAATGTCCACACGATTTTTTGGATGGGCCTGGGAGCGATTTGTTGGTCCCTCTGGACGACTAGGAACAAATTTATCATTGAGCATGTGTTTCCCGCTAAACCTGTTGATTGCTTATATAAATCGTGTGCTCTCTTGCAGCAATGGAAATCACTGACTAAGGTGGAGGACCAAGATGCACTGTCTGTGCTGATCTCTAAAGTTCGGGCCTCGGCGTCTAATCTTTGCAGACAAGAGCAGGATGCTTAGTTGGTTTTGCGCTTGGTTGGCTAGTTTCTCTTTGGCTGTGAACTAttccggcctgcgtgccgtgtactGGCTAGGGAGCCGTGTACCCCTTTAACTTTCCTTCAACTGCCCCATGGTTGGGGTCTTGCTGGTCGTGTGTTTGGACATCTCTGTGTTCGCTACCTGCCgtatggctttatttataaagtcgggcgcatgccttttcttaaaaaaaacgtCCGCGAGGCGGGGACCGCGACGGGAGGATTCACGACTGCGGCAGCTACAACTCCATGGACGACGTGGTTGCCCTGCTGCTTCCGCTTCACGCTGGCGGCGAAAGGAGTAGGCGCGGCGGCGAGGAACACGGCCGTGTGAGTGACGACGGGAGGGGGTGGGCTAGGTGGCGCCGATGGGGCCGTCAGCGCATGGAAACGCCGTTCAGGGGTTGTGGCGGCCCCATCACGGCGATTTGGGGCGCAACGAGGCGAGATGGCTTGGGGCCGGAGGGATTTACGACAGCGGCGATGCAGACAGGCGGCGCGGAATGGGAGGATTAGGTTTGACGGCTATGGGCCGAAATATGAAGGTGTCCGCAAAAATATTTACGGCCGAACTTGATCGAGACGGTTTTTTGTCCCGGTCCTGTGTAGACGGTTATTTTACGCGAGGGGTTGATTTGCGAGATCTGCTAGAGTTGCTTAGATGCACTTAGGAGCTCGCTGTCAGCAGAGTGTTCGGCTGATTGTAAAGAAAAGCAGTGTTCGGCTCGCTGTGTGGTAGTGGTAGGGGTAGTAGACGGCCATGACGCATGTTTTACGCACAACAAATCTAGAAAAGACCATCGCGTGTTGACACGAGGGCGAATTTTGTATCCGAGTTCGGACCAATACGCACTGATTTGAATGCCCACAACGTGGCACCCTGTTCGTCGCGATTGATCGAAATACGCCAGAATAAAATACAGTCGCAAAGACGTGCATTAACCCAAAATAAATCAGTGCATTAGCTCCATCCGTTGATGTTCTCTTTCCAAGATCACGGAGGCACCTGGAGCTGGAGGTCATCATCAGCTAGCCATGTCGCGCCAGGGCTCCGTGCGGACGACGGCcgccgtcttgtcgatcatctCCATCTGCGTCGCCCATGCCGTGCTCCATGCTCGCGCTCAAGCAAACACTCGCGGTAAGCTGCCTGCAATCCACACATTTTCTCCCCGGAGTCCGATACATTACACACTCGTGGCACCCTCGAACTGTTCGGTTCCAGGTTTCATCAGCATCGACTGCGGCAGCCCTCCGAGCGCCGGCTACGTCGACGCCGTCACCTGGCTGCCGTACGTCTCCGACGCGCAGTTCGTGGACGCGGGCGTCAGCCACAACATCTCCGCCGAGCACGCCGACATGATCGACCTGAAGCTGCCGAGGCTCTACAACGACCTCCGGAGCTTCCCCACCGGCGCCCGGAACTGCTACACCGTGCGCCCCCTGACGCCGGGCACCAAGTACCTGGTCCGCGCCACCTTCCTGCACGGGAACTACGACGGGCTGGGCCCCGGCGGCCTCGCCGTGTTCGACCTCC
Coding sequences within:
- the LOC123079146 gene encoding uncharacterized protein, giving the protein MRREGRQRGWVRVYDRELVDPEGKRRAVHAVEGPAVANGGFIRAPRKPTNQSKSGGLRALGRSGIAQEEKEEEPQALPPTMAARFGYYYSTGLQSPFKFESAMYNYKKVEIRPPAAARFGGRSSCKAGRKFRHDEVKKYYLDAADVLDGQLDYLHDFDS